A portion of the Myripristis murdjan chromosome 13, fMyrMur1.1, whole genome shotgun sequence genome contains these proteins:
- the zbtb44 gene encoding zinc finger and BTB domain-containing protein 44 isoform X1 has protein sequence MGVKTFTHSSTSHSQEMLEKLNALRNEGHLCDVTIRVQDKLFLAHKVVLACCSDFFRSKLVGRPDEEDKFVLDLHHVTVSGFTPLLEYAYTSTLSISTENIIDVLAAASYMQMFAVASTCSEFMKSSILWSPGNNNNNNNMTADKPHESAPESASSNCALTPLEGSLSPVSSDCSVMERNVPICRESRRKRKSFVTMASPESPLKCTTQMVTTSPQIPNPSPSFSDSAAQPVESSLAFPWTFPFGIDRRFHSDKAKLPESPRCLEQGTPGTSEVVVGRRLSDFLTCESSKTVSSPGPAEEEDVRVKVERLSDEEVQETSSQPVSASQSSLSDQQTVPGSEQVQEELLISPQSSSIGSMDEGVSEGLPSMQNTSNPGGHAEDDERLEGIQYPYHLYISPSARPGTNGPDRPFQCPTCGVRFTRIQNLKQHMLIHSGIKPFQCDRCGKKFTRAYSLKMHRLKHEGKRCFRCQICSATFTSFGEYKHHMRVSRHIIRKPRIYECKTCGAMFTNSGNLIVHLRSLNHEASELANYFQSSDFLVPDYLSQVQEEEEALGVQYELEEPHHHPVYPGSTSTSTATAASSSSSVQMPVISQVSSSTQNCESSSGFLSPEPLDPLEAPTSLKMDADGTAAMTEETKMDNSGGGSSPEVFEEEQQHAQAKELASITIE, from the exons ATGGGGGTCAAAACCTTCACCCACAGTTCAACTTCCCACAGCCAGGAGATGCTGGAGAAGCTCAATGCACTGCGCAATGAAGGTCACCTATGTGATGTCACCATTCGGGTCCAGGATAAGCTCTTCCTGGCTCACAAGGTGGTCCTGGCCTGTTGCAGTGACTTCTTCCGCTCCAAACTGGTGGGCCGGCCAGATGAGGAGGACAAGTTTGTGTTGGACCTTCATCATGTGACAGTTAGTGGCTTTACCCCCCTCTTGGAATATGCCTACACCTCAACCCTCTCcatcagcacagaaaacatCATTGATGTCCTGGCAGCTGCAAGTTACATGCAAATGTTTGCTGTGGCTAGTACATGTTCAGAATTCATGAAATCCAGTATTCTGTGGAGTCCaggtaacaacaacaacaacaacaacatgacagcagATAAACCGCATGAATCTGCCCCAGAGAGCGCCTCTTCAAACTGTGCCCTGACGCCGCTGGAGGGCAGCTTGTCACCTGTGTCGTCCGACTGCAGTGTAATGGAGAGGAATGTTCCCATATGCCGTGAATCGCGGCGTAAACGCAAAAGCTTTGTGACAATGGCATCACCCGAGAGTCCGCTCAAGTGCACCACACAGATGGTCACCACCTCCCCTCAGATCCCCAACCCATCCCCTTCTTTCTCAGACAGTGCAGCTCAGCCTGTGGAGTCTTCCCTGGCCTTCCCTTGGACTTTCCCCTTTGGCATTGACCGGAGGTTCCACTCAGACAAGGCCAAGCTCCCTGAGAGCCCTCGCTGCCTGGAGCAGGGCACCCCAGGGACCTCAGAGGTGGTGGTTGGCCGGCGGCTGAGCGACTTCCTGACATGCGAGAGCTCCAAGACAGTGTCGTCACCAGGGCcggcagaggaagaggatgtgAGGGTGAAAGTGGAGCGACTCAGCGATGAAGAAGTCCAGGAGACTTCTTCCCAGCCGGTCAGCGCCTCTCAGAGTTCTCTGAGTGACCAGCAGACGGTGCCAGGGAGTGAACAGGTCCAGGAGGAGCTACTCATCAGTCCACAGTCATCCTCCATAG GGTCGATGGATGAAGGAGTGTCTGAAGGCTTGCCATCGATGCAGAACACCTCAAACCCTGGAGGACATGCAGAAGATGATGAAAG GCTGGAGGGCATCCAGTACCCATACCACCTCTATATCAGCCCCTCAGCCCGGCCAGGCACCAATGGCCCTGACAGGCCCTTTCAGTGTCCTACCTGCGGAGTCAGATTCACACGCATTCAGAACCTGAAGCAACATATGCTCATACACTCCG GCATTAAGCCTTTCCAGTGTGACCGCTGTGGGAAAAAGTTCACACGGGCCTACTCCCTAAAGATGCATCGGCTGAAGCACGAAGGTAAACGCTGTTTCCGGTGCCAGATTTGTAGCGCCACATTCACGTCCTTCGGTGAATATAAGCATCACATGAGGGTCTCCCGACACATAATCCGCAAGCCGCGGATTTACGAGTGCAAAACGTGCGGCGCCATGTTCACCAACTCTGGCAATTTAATTGTACACCTGAGGAGTCTGAACCATGAGGCATCCGAACTAGCAAACTACTTCCAGAGCAG TGATTTCCTCGTGCCCGACTACCTGAGccaggtgcaggaggaggaggaggcgcttGGAGTCCAGTACGAGCTGGAGGAGCCTCACCACCACCCAGTCTACCCGGGcagcacctccacctccaccgctactgccgcctcctcctcctcctcggtccAGATGCCTGTCATCTCCCAAGTCTCCTCCTCTACCCAGAATTGCGAGAGTTCCTCTGGCTTCCTGTCACCCGAACCCCTTGACCCCCTGGAAGCTCCAACCTCCCTCAAGATGGACGCTGATGGAACGGCAGCGATGACGGAGGAGACCAAGATGGACAACAGTGGAGGAGGCAGTTCCCCGGAGGTGTTTgaagaagagcagcagcatgCCCAGGCCAAGGAGCTGGCTTCCATTACCATAGAGTGA
- the zbtb44 gene encoding zinc finger and BTB domain-containing protein 44 isoform X2: protein MGVKTFTHSSTSHSQEMLEKLNALRNEGHLCDVTIRVQDKLFLAHKVVLACCSDFFRSKLVGRPDEEDKFVLDLHHVTVSGFTPLLEYAYTSTLSISTENIIDVLAAASYMQMFAVASTCSEFMKSSILWSPGNNNNNNNMTADKPHESAPESASSNCALTPLEGSLSPVSSDCSVMERNVPICRESRRKRKSFVTMASPESPLKCTTQMVTTSPQIPNPSPSFSDSAAQPVESSLAFPWTFPFGIDRRFHSDKAKLPESPRCLEQGTPGTSEVVVGRRLSDFLTCESSKTVSSPGPAEEEDVRVKVERLSDEEVQETSSQPVSASQSSLSDQQTVPGSEQVQEELLISPQSSSIGSMDEGVSEGLPSMQNTSNPGGHAEDDERLEGIQYPYHLYISPSARPGTNGPDRPFQCPTCGVRFTRIQNLKQHMLIHSGIKPFQCDRCGKKFTRAYSLKMHRLKHEVISSCPTT, encoded by the exons ATGGGGGTCAAAACCTTCACCCACAGTTCAACTTCCCACAGCCAGGAGATGCTGGAGAAGCTCAATGCACTGCGCAATGAAGGTCACCTATGTGATGTCACCATTCGGGTCCAGGATAAGCTCTTCCTGGCTCACAAGGTGGTCCTGGCCTGTTGCAGTGACTTCTTCCGCTCCAAACTGGTGGGCCGGCCAGATGAGGAGGACAAGTTTGTGTTGGACCTTCATCATGTGACAGTTAGTGGCTTTACCCCCCTCTTGGAATATGCCTACACCTCAACCCTCTCcatcagcacagaaaacatCATTGATGTCCTGGCAGCTGCAAGTTACATGCAAATGTTTGCTGTGGCTAGTACATGTTCAGAATTCATGAAATCCAGTATTCTGTGGAGTCCaggtaacaacaacaacaacaacaacatgacagcagATAAACCGCATGAATCTGCCCCAGAGAGCGCCTCTTCAAACTGTGCCCTGACGCCGCTGGAGGGCAGCTTGTCACCTGTGTCGTCCGACTGCAGTGTAATGGAGAGGAATGTTCCCATATGCCGTGAATCGCGGCGTAAACGCAAAAGCTTTGTGACAATGGCATCACCCGAGAGTCCGCTCAAGTGCACCACACAGATGGTCACCACCTCCCCTCAGATCCCCAACCCATCCCCTTCTTTCTCAGACAGTGCAGCTCAGCCTGTGGAGTCTTCCCTGGCCTTCCCTTGGACTTTCCCCTTTGGCATTGACCGGAGGTTCCACTCAGACAAGGCCAAGCTCCCTGAGAGCCCTCGCTGCCTGGAGCAGGGCACCCCAGGGACCTCAGAGGTGGTGGTTGGCCGGCGGCTGAGCGACTTCCTGACATGCGAGAGCTCCAAGACAGTGTCGTCACCAGGGCcggcagaggaagaggatgtgAGGGTGAAAGTGGAGCGACTCAGCGATGAAGAAGTCCAGGAGACTTCTTCCCAGCCGGTCAGCGCCTCTCAGAGTTCTCTGAGTGACCAGCAGACGGTGCCAGGGAGTGAACAGGTCCAGGAGGAGCTACTCATCAGTCCACAGTCATCCTCCATAG GGTCGATGGATGAAGGAGTGTCTGAAGGCTTGCCATCGATGCAGAACACCTCAAACCCTGGAGGACATGCAGAAGATGATGAAAG GCTGGAGGGCATCCAGTACCCATACCACCTCTATATCAGCCCCTCAGCCCGGCCAGGCACCAATGGCCCTGACAGGCCCTTTCAGTGTCCTACCTGCGGAGTCAGATTCACACGCATTCAGAACCTGAAGCAACATATGCTCATACACTCCG GCATTAAGCCTTTCCAGTGTGACCGCTGTGGGAAAAAGTTCACACGGGCCTACTCCCTAAAGATGCATCGGCTGAAGCACGAAG TGATTTCCTCGTGCCCGACTACCTGA
- the zbtb44 gene encoding zinc finger and BTB domain-containing protein 44 isoform X3, giving the protein MDEGVSEGLPSMQNTSNPGGHAEDDERLEGIQYPYHLYISPSARPGTNGPDRPFQCPTCGVRFTRIQNLKQHMLIHSGIKPFQCDRCGKKFTRAYSLKMHRLKHEGKRCFRCQICSATFTSFGEYKHHMRVSRHIIRKPRIYECKTCGAMFTNSGNLIVHLRSLNHEASELANYFQSSDFLVPDYLSQVQEEEEALGVQYELEEPHHHPVYPGSTSTSTATAASSSSSVQMPVISQVSSSTQNCESSSGFLSPEPLDPLEAPTSLKMDADGTAAMTEETKMDNSGGGSSPEVFEEEQQHAQAKELASITIE; this is encoded by the exons ATGGATGAAGGAGTGTCTGAAGGCTTGCCATCGATGCAGAACACCTCAAACCCTGGAGGACATGCAGAAGATGATGAAAG GCTGGAGGGCATCCAGTACCCATACCACCTCTATATCAGCCCCTCAGCCCGGCCAGGCACCAATGGCCCTGACAGGCCCTTTCAGTGTCCTACCTGCGGAGTCAGATTCACACGCATTCAGAACCTGAAGCAACATATGCTCATACACTCCG GCATTAAGCCTTTCCAGTGTGACCGCTGTGGGAAAAAGTTCACACGGGCCTACTCCCTAAAGATGCATCGGCTGAAGCACGAAGGTAAACGCTGTTTCCGGTGCCAGATTTGTAGCGCCACATTCACGTCCTTCGGTGAATATAAGCATCACATGAGGGTCTCCCGACACATAATCCGCAAGCCGCGGATTTACGAGTGCAAAACGTGCGGCGCCATGTTCACCAACTCTGGCAATTTAATTGTACACCTGAGGAGTCTGAACCATGAGGCATCCGAACTAGCAAACTACTTCCAGAGCAG TGATTTCCTCGTGCCCGACTACCTGAGccaggtgcaggaggaggaggaggcgcttGGAGTCCAGTACGAGCTGGAGGAGCCTCACCACCACCCAGTCTACCCGGGcagcacctccacctccaccgctactgccgcctcctcctcctcctcggtccAGATGCCTGTCATCTCCCAAGTCTCCTCCTCTACCCAGAATTGCGAGAGTTCCTCTGGCTTCCTGTCACCCGAACCCCTTGACCCCCTGGAAGCTCCAACCTCCCTCAAGATGGACGCTGATGGAACGGCAGCGATGACGGAGGAGACCAAGATGGACAACAGTGGAGGAGGCAGTTCCCCGGAGGTGTTTgaagaagagcagcagcatgCCCAGGCCAAGGAGCTGGCTTCCATTACCATAGAGTGA